taaaagtttattaaatcaaacaatTCAGCATCAATTTACTAGGTCTGCAGAAGCTTGGAGAGTGACCTAACTCGACAAACACTATGCCTCTCCCTACATCAAATATAGTTTATATAGGATATGTTTAGGTAAAATGTTAGATAATATAGAACGTTAAAAGTTATGAGTTGGGAGAGTAAAGGTCAAAGCATATAGAAGGGGCACCTAAACTAACATAAAGTCCCTTGAATCTACCCAGCCACCAATCACCGCTCTCCACGCAGCATATTCTCTTCAAAGACCACTCCACTATGCTGTAAATCATTAACCCTCTGTATGGGTAAAGCAACACAGATGCCGGTGCCAACCCAACTTTCCATGACAGAACCCAATCCAAATCTATAAGTCGTCAGAAACTACAATTGCATGAAAACAAAGATTTGAAATCATGGAAAGGTTGAATGAGTCTAAGGCACTCAAGAGTCTCTTAAGTCCTAACAACATGCTTTTCAGCAGAGGTGAAAAGTAACAGTTACTGTATtgagttgttttgttgtgtattttgtattttgtcaaGTAGTTTTTAATAACGATAATTTCAAATATACTTGATTACGTTTTGAgtgaagtattgtattttgctaCGTTACAAATCCCATCCGTTACTGAGTAAATAGGTAAAACTTAGACTAACGAAAAAcgaaagcaaaaagaaaaaatattgcGCCCAGAACCACTACAGTGAAGAATCTAGGTCAGCATCTAGGCTGCAAAATAGTTTTGGATTTATGACCCCTTGTCCCATTTTCACTACCGcccagttttacagtttttttgttgtaacgTAACTGagtaacttttacttaaagtacattatTAAAAGAACCACTTTTACCTAATTatttacttgtacttgagtaatatTTCATTAAAGTATTGGTATTTTTTACTTAAGAACAATATTTTTTCATTGGTCAGGGCCTGCAGCTCACCGTctaaacatttcatttgttcatGCCTTCATCAATGCTTGCATCAATGGCTAAAACTCGTAGGCAATTATAACTTAATAGTCAAGAGgtattaaaaactttttaattaCAACCCTTATCACTCAGTGCCTCAGATTACTTCAACTATTTAAACTAAAATCCCCAAACTGAAGAACACCAAAGAGACACCTTTTACACACCCGAGCAACACTCAATGCAGTCTATTGAAATTGTAACTAAATAATTAATGTGGTATATGTGTTTGAAAGCTCACTTTCTTGCCAAAGTAGCCTATGCTTTAAGCTCACTGTTACTTATTGCTTAAATGTTGAATGATGTAGCGTTACATCCACTTTGTTTCACATACATCTGCTTAAGGGGAAGTTTATCTGCGCTCACCTTTAAATCTGAGCTCAAGACTTGTTCATGCAAGTATCATTTTTGTGAAAATGGGGTTTAAAGTTCCGATTTTGTGTTGGTTCTATTCCATTCCTATTCTCATGCATTTTAAACCTTGTATTTGTTCTAATTATTGTATGTCTTTCCCACAGGGATTGCACTAGGCATGGTTATCAAGACCTTGCATCTTCCACAAGTTGACAAACTGTACATCATCTTTCCAGGGGAATTACTCATGCGTGTCCTTCAGTTTACGACTGTTCCTCTAATTGTGACCAGTATGATAATAGGTAAGCTACAGGTGCATTTCTTACTCTGTTAGCAGTTCCATCAGGTTATCCATGTTATATGCAGGGCGTGTAAAAGGGCCACACAGGTGATTTGTCAGTTGTAAGCCCATCGTGAATTATGTATGTACTAAAGACATTACAGACATTAAAGGCACCTTGTTAGGTCTAGCAATTATGTTAAATACATTCCCTACCTCCTAAATTGTTTGCAAAGCATGTTTCATGTTAAAAGCCATATTATTTTGGCATGTAGCCACAGGACATATTTCTTTCCTAGAAAGTAGTCCctgaaaaggattttttttttcatacagttTTACCATTTATACATTTCAAACAGGTGGTGAGTGTCTGGATAATTATTCAAATGTCTGACACCTATGTCTCACAATTTGGCAATAGCATGTTTAAATGCTCCTCATGGAAGTTTTATACAGCACCGCAAAACtcaccttttatttttgtaatgttacttttcaaCTGTGTAATTGTTATGTCCCTACCATTCCATTATATTGCATCGATGTATGTATTAAATGTACTCGTATATGACTTTGTTGGTCCTCTAACCTTTGTTTTGAATTGTatctttattatatatttatttttaggaGTTTCTAGTATGAGTGCGGACACCTCCAGAAAAATAGCTGTGCGTGCAACACTGTACTTTGTCTTGACAACTCTTCTATCTGTGACTATAGGTAAGACAACAGTATTACCTAGAAGTGTATTTTCGTTATACCCTTTTCTTTACATTATTATTGAACATAACATAATGCAAAGTAACTTTTAATTGCCTAAAATCCCTCTTATGTTGTAGTCAAGTATTTcaaaaatactactactactgctactggTTACAAAAGCCATAGAGCAACCATAaatcttaaaggaacacgcaaccctttgttgaaatagggctcaTCACAGTCTCCCCGAGCtctagataggtgggccaacgcatttaatttatactgttgtTATTCTTGGACATTTTATGGTACAATTACTAGATACTATACAATATTTTTAAGTATTAAGTAGCCATAACCATCAGCAGCAGATGTCAAAGCATTTCACGCACAACATCTATCATGTCCTCATTTCTAAGAggaccatttcttttttatttaagtgattttcacaaaagtgaaaatcacacaaatgtttagataaaaaggaaattaaatcaaaataacggGTTGCATTTACAATGGTGCCCCTATTCtaattggaaaaaaattaacCTTCTAATAATGCACCGGTTtggtcattttttctttttcctagcAGTAAAGAACATTGTGACTTCATTTTGTAAAGCACTATTTCAACTATAGTTTTTACTAATTCTCAGTTAAGTAACAGCTTTGGTATGCCCTTTTTGCCGCTGATGTCCAACCTTTAATATGTGTTGTAGGATTAATATTGGTACTGCTGGTCAAACCGGGGGCACCTTTTATTATACACAACGATGACCCAGAAGATGAGGAAAGGTTATACATAGTCTATGACTTGTTGGATCTATTGAGGTGAGAGGAAAGGGAAATGACATCTGAGCTTGGGTTGAATGTTTTGTATGGTTTGTCAACATGTAATATACAAGCTGACTAATATTTTCACTATGCAATTTCATGATGATTGATGGTAGTGTTTGACTATTCTTTATATAGAAACATGATGCCTGAGAATCTGATTCAGGCTGGCTTCCAACAGGTGTGTTTTTCATTCAGATATATTACATACCACCCATGTCCTCGCTTTCCATGAATGAGACAATGTAATATTTATGTGAGCACATTATCTTATCTTCATAGTACAAGACTAAAGTTCTGGAGTTTGAAGATCAATTATTTGTTACAAATTCTAGCCTGCCAACGGTAAAACCTTTCGCCTTATCAATATGATGACTCTCTTTTTTTGAAGTGCCGTGGTAATTGATAATACATGAAGTTGGTCTCAGAAAACGTGATTGAGTTTCCCCATCTTGTTTCAGAATGCCAGTACAACGCAAGTTGTGGGTCGCTATGTCAATGGAGCCAACACACTTGGCCTGATTGTATGCTCCTTTGTTTTTGGACTGACCCTCAAGAGCATGGGAGAAAGAGGCAAAATAATCCTGAACATCTTTAGGATCCTCAATGAGAGCACGAAATATGTGGTTAACTTGATATTGTGGTAAAGTGAAACAACATAATTTATATAAACTAAAATGTGGAATAAGAGAATTCCATATGTTAATCATTAATGTAATTACTTAAATAGAGTAAATATCATGCAGTGTTTATGCAGCCTACTGTATACTCAATATTGAGTCTTTTCTACTTGCAGTGTTGTCgattaaaacagaaaacttgtcatacaaaaaaaaaaaaatccaatatattTGGATTTTATTAAACATagcttgtgtttttaataattttcagATAGTTATGcaaggttttagtttttattttgtgttgttatgGTAATCAGACAACTGTCCCAAATGTTTAAGTAGTTTTTGAAGTATTCCACtcctttctgttgctttttctcCAGGTACTTGCCATTAGGAGTTCTGTTCATGGTCACAAGTTATGTTGTTGATTCTCAGAACTGGAATATTGTCTTCAAACTAGCAAAGTTCAtggctgtggttgttgttgggtATGTTCTCCTTTCCTCATTTAGCACTGGTATCAAAATACCaatttgtttgtacatttagCAACCTGTTACGACCCTTGTACTGGTATAGTGACTCTAAAGGCACACATAGGGACAAATGAGTGTATCTGATATCAGTCAAGAAACATTGGATGAGTCCAGCAAGTATATTCTCTTGCAAAGTCTTGGCCTCATCTGCCGACTGCTATTCATACACACAATCCTTGATTCGAATGTCAACCAAAGGGTAGAGGTGCAGtctaaacagatttaaaaaccaCTGTCACTTCCAAAAGGATTTACAGGTCTGTTAGTGCAGGGGCTAACACTATATGacatcatgttttaaattatttctacCTCTGTTAAAGGAAAAGCAGCGGGagcaataaaacatacattcatTTCTATTGAACagataaaatatcaaataaatacCAGTTTGGACTTTAGGTCTCCTACTAGTTTAATTTCATCAATATCCATATTCAATGTGTGTTTCAGGCTCCTAATCCATGGATTAATAGTTCTACCAACAATCTGTCTTCTGGGTGCGAGACGCAACCCCTGGTTAGTCTTTAAGGGTTTTTTTCCAGCCTTAAAGTCTGCAGCTTTCATGGCGTCCAGGTAAGAGGATATTTGAGGGCTTGGTTCTCAGTTGTCTGATGTTAGTTCTGTGTGTTCCTCACCAGTgcttacttttttatatttagcattAAAGCTAAAAGCTAAGTATGCATGCATTCTGTCTCCAAGCTCTGCCACACTGCCACTTTCTATACAATGCTGCGAGGAGAGAAACATGTTTGACCCCAGGATCACTCGCTTCATGCTGCCCCTTGGGGCTAATGTCAACATGGACGGAACTGCCCTCTATGAAGTAGTCGCAGCGGTTTTCATTGCCCAACTCAATGATATCCATCTGGACATGAGCAATATAATAACCATCGGGTAAGTCACAGTTATTGCCACTCTCTCTGTTCTGtagaaaataagaaacaaatagaaaaaatggaaatattaacattgactAAGATGACATAATATAGAACATGTAAGACTTCAAAAGTAGCCTATGTGGCCCAGTTTCATTGTGCTGTGTCTTCCATCTAGTCATTCACTGAAGAGTCTGTCTGTTTGCTCTGCAGAATGACATCAGCAGTCGCCAGCGTAGGAGCAGCAGGGATCCCAGCGGCAGGAGCAGCAACGTCCCTCTTTGTTTTGACCGCGGTTGGCTTACCTGCAAAGGACGCTTGCATCTTGGTGGTTGGAGAATGGCTGCTGTAAGTTTAACCTGTAGTTGAAAatcacaaatgtacaaaaatggATCTCTAATGAGTAGTTTTGGGGACTGCTCTACAGTAGCTGTGTTTACTGCTTTTCAGTTGTGAGGAGCCAAAATTGAAGTATGATTTAACATATCTTACAATACACAGTGTTAAGTGAGTGTATGTTCTGCTTTCAAAGTGTGATTTTTGTCTTCTAGAGACCGCTGCAACActgttgttaatgttttggGAGACTGTATTGGCGTTGCAATGGTCAACCAACTGTCCTTAAAGGAACTGAGCGAAACTGAGGAAATAAATCAAGACAGGAAAAGGTGATATTCTAGATGATCTCTGGATGTTTTtgcagtttcctttttttacctAGTTCCTTTGTAGAGATTGTGGGGGTTTCCTGCATTTCTCTTAGACTTGTAAAAATAAGTCAGCTAAATAAGAGAAAGGTTTTGAGACATCTTACGTTAAAAGTATACCAAGCTCATTAGACATCAACCATAGATGTTATGGCGGCAGCTGGAGACTGTCTAACATATacgctgtttttgttttgttatttttttacagtttgtatcACACCATTgatggttgtgttgtgttttgtctgactAGGACGGCTAATGATGCTGGGGATGAGGACTACCATTCTTTAAATTCCCTTCATGCACTGGCAGAAATATCTTCAAATGAGAATataaaatagcaaaataaacagaataaaataaacagagtTGTCTTTGAAAagttttctttcccgcccttagtcacaaaaggaaaatattgGACCCATTTTTCACAAGCCATACACATCTGATGATTGAGTTTGATTAAATTATGcaaattttacttaaaaatcTATACTAGATCATCACAAAATAATTGGTAATAATGATGTACAATTTTCACATAATTAAAGGTTGCATGGcttgaacatttcactttatgaggttttttaacagtaatataTACGTACACCCAGCCTGTCta
The Etheostoma cragini isolate CJK2018 chromosome 1, CSU_Ecrag_1.0, whole genome shotgun sequence genome window above contains:
- the LOC117943874 gene encoding excitatory amino acid transporter 3-like isoform X1, with the protein product MEETQEDPTVNPTTTNCCSRKSRCWKYLVQNMLLFLSLVAVALGIALGMVIKTLHLPQVDKLYIIFPGELLMRVLQFTTVPLIVTSMIIGVSSMSADTSRKIAVRATLYFVLTTLLSVTIGLILVLLVKPGAPFIIHNDDPEDEERLYIVYDLLDLLRNMMPENLIQAGFQQYKTKVLEFEDQLFVTNSSLPTNASTTQVVGRYVNGANTLGLIVCSFVFGLTLKSMGERGKIILNIFRILNESTKYVVNLILWYLPLGVLFMVTSYVVDSQNWNIVFKLAKFMAVVVVGLLIHGLIVLPTICLLGARRNPWLVFKGFFPALKSAAFMASSSATLPLSIQCCEERNMFDPRITRFMLPLGANVNMDGTALYEVVAAVFIAQLNDIHLDMSNIITIGMTSAVASVGAAGIPAAGAATSLFVLTAVGLPAKDACILVVGEWLLDRCNTVVNVLGDCIGVAMVNQLSLKELSETEEINQDRKRTANDAGDEDYHSLNSLHALAEISSNENIK
- the LOC117943874 gene encoding excitatory amino acid transporter 3-like isoform X2, which produces MEETQEDPTVNPTTTNCCSRKSRCWKYLVQNMLLFLSLVAVALGIALGMVIKTLHLPQVDKLYIIFPGELLMRVLQFTTVPLIVTSMIIGVSSMSADTSRKIAVRATLYFVLTTLLSVTIGLILVLLVKPGAPFIIHNDDPEDEERLYIVYDLLDLLRNMMPENLIQAGFQQYKTKVLEFEDQLFVTNSSLPTNASTTQVVGRYVNGANTLGLIVCSFVFGLTLKSMGERGKIILNIFRILNESTKYVVNLILWYLPLGVLFMVTSYVVDSQNWNIVFKLAKFMAVVVVGLLIHGLIVLPTICLLGARRNPWLVFKGFFPALKSAAFMASRITRFMLPLGANVNMDGTALYEVVAAVFIAQLNDIHLDMSNIITIGMTSAVASVGAAGIPAAGAATSLFVLTAVGLPAKDACILVVGEWLLDRCNTVVNVLGDCIGVAMVNQLSLKELSETEEINQDRKRTANDAGDEDYHSLNSLHALAEISSNENIK